The proteins below are encoded in one region of Saccopteryx leptura isolate mSacLep1 chromosome 1, mSacLep1_pri_phased_curated, whole genome shotgun sequence:
- the FAM168A gene encoding protein FAM168A isoform X3, with translation MNPVYSPVQPGAPYGNPKNMAYTGYPTAYPAAAPAYNPSLYPTNSPSYAPEFQFLHSAYATLLMKQAWPQNSSSCGTEGTFHLPVDTGTENRTYQASSAAFRYTAGTPYKVPPTQSNTAPPPYSPSPNPYQTAMYPIRSAYPQQNLYAQGAYYTQPVYAAQPHVIHHTTVVQPNSIPSAIYPAPVAAPRTNGVAMGMVAGTTMAMSAGTLLTAPQHTAIGAHPVSMPTYRAQGTPAYSYVPPHW, from the exons GTTACCCCACAGCCTACCCGGCAGCAGCCCCTGCCTACAATCCCAGCCTGTACCCCACCAACAGCCCCAGTTATGCTCCAG AGTTTCAGTTCCTGCATTCAGCGTATG CAACTCTGCTGATGAAACAGGCCTGGCCACAGAACTCATCTTCCTGTGGCACGGAAGGCACCTTCCACCTCCCAGTGGACACCGGGACCGAGAACCGAACTTACCAAGCATCCTCTGCGGCTTTCA GATATACTGCGGGGACACCATACAAGGTCCCACCGACTCAGAGTAATACTGCTCCGCCCCCCTACTCCCCATCACCCAACCCCTATCAGACGGCCATGTATCCAATCAGAAGTGCCTACCCCCAGCAGAATCTGTATGCCCAG GGAGCCTACTACACGCAGCCGGTGTACGCTGCCCAGCCCCACGTCATCCACCACACCACGGTCGTCCAGCCCAACAGCATTCCCTCCGCCATCTACCCGGCACCTGTAGCCGCTCCCAGGACCAACGGCGTGGCCATGGGCATGGTGGCTGGCACTACCATGGCGATGTCAGCAG GTACCCTGCTGACTGCGCCCCAGCACACCGCGATTGGGGCACACCCTGTCTCCATGCCAACATACCGGGCCCAAGGCACCCCTGCATACAGCTATGTGCCGCCGCACTGGTAA